Proteins encoded together in one Citromicrobium bathyomarinum window:
- a CDS encoding crotonase/enoyl-CoA hydratase family protein — protein sequence MNRVSTNFERHIILDEAGDPVLAEDAPHIQPALFALEGLRVEYDADTKALWTNMVPKGRASFTPAMLADFEHWQDLIEGSFGPEDLRFLVLGSHAPGVFCYGGDLELFRQLIIEGDRKSLVSYGHRCCRILDRNIAGLGLPILTIGLVQGAALGGGLESLLSFDFIIAEESATFGLPEIMFGLFPGMGAHALLGRMIGSVAAERLITSARTYTAAEMHALGLVHEVVPDGEGEAAVQLFITKNSRRHAGLLGSRKATKRTWNLTLAELNEITEQWADTALKLTERDLKLMGRLVAQQRRAGRTPVPA from the coding sequence ATGAATCGCGTGAGCACGAATTTCGAGAGGCACATCATCCTTGATGAGGCGGGCGATCCGGTCCTCGCCGAAGATGCACCCCACATTCAACCCGCGCTTTTTGCGCTGGAGGGGCTGCGGGTCGAATACGACGCCGATACCAAGGCCTTGTGGACCAACATGGTGCCCAAAGGCAGGGCCAGCTTCACCCCCGCAATGCTCGCCGATTTCGAACACTGGCAGGATCTGATCGAGGGCAGTTTCGGCCCCGAAGACCTGCGTTTCCTCGTTCTTGGCAGCCACGCGCCGGGCGTATTCTGCTACGGCGGCGACCTCGAACTGTTTCGCCAGCTGATCATCGAAGGCGACCGCAAGTCGCTGGTCAGCTACGGGCACCGCTGCTGCCGCATCCTCGACCGCAACATTGCGGGGCTGGGCCTGCCGATCCTGACTATCGGCCTGGTCCAGGGTGCCGCGCTGGGCGGCGGGCTGGAGTCGCTGCTGTCGTTCGATTTCATCATTGCCGAAGAAAGCGCGACCTTTGGCCTGCCGGAGATCATGTTCGGCCTGTTCCCCGGGATGGGCGCGCACGCGCTGCTCGGCCGGATGATCGGCAGCGTCGCGGCAGAGCGGCTGATTACTTCCGCCCGGACGTACACCGCGGCAGAGATGCATGCGCTCGGGCTCGTCCACGAGGTGGTGCCGGATGGGGAGGGTGAGGCTGCGGTGCAGCTCTTCATAACCAAGAACAGCCGCCGCCACGCAGGCCTGCTGGGCTCTCGCAAGGCCACCAAGCGGACCTGGAACCTGACGCTGGCCGAACTCAACGAAATTACCGAGCAGTGGGCCGACACCGCGCTCAAGCTGACCGAGCGCGACCTCAAGTTGATGGGCCGGCTGGTCGCGCAGCAGCGGCGCGCGGGGCGTACGCCCGTTCCCGCCTGA
- a CDS encoding XrtA/PEP-CTERM system amidotransferase: MCGIAGLFARQAHAQVDRDLLARMRDRMVHRGPDGAGLWCDDGIGLVHRRLSVIDVEGSPQPMHSPDGRAAIVFNGEIYNYRALRSELAGLGHAFRTEGDTEVILAAWRQWGPDCLARFDGMFAFALYDRERRQLFLARDRFGVKPLFTALLPDGTFAFASELKGLLAHPALDRTIDPLAIEDYFAWGYVPDHRSMLAGVDKLPAGHYRIVEHGKPPHPPVCWYDISFERRETMSAVDEAEALRAQLASAVASRMVSDVPIGAFLSGGVDSSAVVALMADRASQPVTTCSIGFDVADLDETAHARLTAEQFGTAHHERIVDPAMFDRIDALAGMFDEPFADASALPTAAVCALAREHVTVALSGDGADEAFAGYRRHVFHAAEERARGALPLPLRRAVFGPLAALYPKADWAPRPFRAKTTFQSLALSGEEAYARALGVMSPQLRGRIFSPAMKRELGGYRAEQPLIELMRNAPVRSGLDRAQYADLKFWLPGDILTKVDRTSMAVSLEAREPLLDHHLVELAARLPETRRVSGGQGKLALKQAMEGTLPQQILYRPKQGFVLPIAQWFRSELKEAARAAARSERLLDTGWFDAAALSQLAEDHIAGRRDHARELWQLLMLERSVSLLSNN, encoded by the coding sequence ATGTGCGGGATCGCCGGTCTGTTCGCGCGGCAGGCGCATGCCCAGGTCGACCGCGATCTGTTGGCGCGAATGCGCGACCGGATGGTTCACCGTGGCCCGGATGGCGCGGGGCTGTGGTGCGATGATGGCATAGGGCTGGTGCACCGCCGCCTGTCGGTGATCGACGTAGAGGGATCGCCACAGCCGATGCATTCGCCGGATGGACGCGCGGCAATCGTGTTCAACGGCGAGATCTACAATTATCGCGCGCTGCGCAGCGAGCTGGCCGGGCTGGGTCATGCCTTCCGGACCGAAGGCGATACCGAGGTGATCCTTGCCGCGTGGCGGCAGTGGGGGCCGGATTGTCTCGCTCGTTTCGACGGCATGTTCGCCTTCGCGCTGTATGATCGCGAGCGGCGCCAGCTGTTCCTCGCCCGCGACAGGTTCGGCGTGAAGCCGCTGTTTACCGCGCTGCTGCCGGACGGCACGTTTGCCTTTGCCTCGGAGCTTAAGGGCCTGCTGGCGCATCCCGCGCTCGACCGGACGATCGATCCGCTGGCGATCGAGGATTACTTCGCGTGGGGCTACGTGCCCGATCACCGATCGATGCTGGCAGGCGTCGATAAGCTGCCCGCCGGCCACTACCGCATCGTCGAACACGGCAAGCCGCCGCACCCGCCGGTGTGCTGGTACGACATCAGTTTCGAGCGGCGTGAGACGATGTCGGCGGTGGACGAGGCCGAGGCGCTGCGGGCGCAGCTTGCCAGCGCGGTTGCATCGCGCATGGTCAGTGACGTGCCGATCGGCGCGTTCCTCTCCGGCGGGGTCGACAGCTCCGCGGTGGTCGCGCTGATGGCCGATCGCGCGAGCCAGCCGGTCACCACCTGCTCGATCGGGTTCGACGTGGCGGATCTGGACGAGACGGCGCACGCGCGGTTGACCGCGGAACAGTTCGGCACCGCGCATCACGAACGGATCGTGGACCCGGCGATGTTCGACCGGATCGACGCGCTGGCGGGGATGTTCGACGAACCCTTCGCCGATGCCTCCGCCTTGCCGACCGCCGCGGTCTGCGCGCTTGCACGCGAGCATGTGACCGTGGCGCTGTCGGGCGACGGCGCGGACGAGGCCTTTGCGGGCTATCGTCGCCACGTATTCCATGCCGCCGAGGAACGCGCGCGCGGTGCGTTGCCGCTGCCGCTCAGGCGCGCGGTGTTCGGCCCTCTCGCGGCGCTCTATCCCAAGGCGGACTGGGCTCCGCGCCCCTTTCGCGCCAAGACCACATTCCAGTCGCTCGCCCTCTCGGGGGAGGAGGCGTACGCGCGCGCCCTCGGGGTGATGTCTCCCCAGCTTCGCGGGCGGATCTTTTCGCCTGCTATGAAGCGCGAGCTGGGCGGCTATCGCGCCGAGCAGCCGCTGATCGAGCTGATGCGCAATGCGCCTGTGCGCAGCGGGCTCGACCGGGCGCAATATGCCGACCTCAAGTTCTGGCTGCCGGGCGACATCCTGACCAAGGTCGACCGCACCAGCATGGCGGTGAGCCTGGAGGCGCGTGAGCCGCTGCTCGACCATCATCTGGTCGAACTGGCCGCGCGCCTGCCCGAGACGCGGCGGGTTTCCGGAGGGCAGGGCAAGCTCGCGCTCAAGCAGGCGATGGAGGGTACGCTGCCGCAGCAGATCCTTTACCGGCCCAAGCAGGGCTTCGTCCTGCCCATCGCGCAGTGGTTCCGCAGCGAGCTGAAAGAGGCGGCGCGTGCGGCGGCGCGCAGCGAGCGGTTGCTCGACACCGGATGGTTCGACGCGGCTGCGCTTTCGCAGCTGGCGGAAGATCATATCGCGGGCCGACGCGATCATGCGCGCGAGCTTTGGCAATTGCTCATGCTCGAGCGAAGTGTGAGTCTTTTGAGCAACAATTAG
- the xrtA gene encoding exosortase A, producing the protein MPPELIRNPRHSPIAVALSRVPAAWAKALGWLALVWVATLLLTGGQWIAMAHQWLTVSAYQHILFVPPIIGWLVWNRRAALAQIEPRGWWPGLVLMLGALAVWLVGSLISLNIVAQAGAVMLLQAATLTLLGPRAGAVLLFPLAFAVFLVPFGEEIVPPLQMLTADIVIALTHLSGIEAHIDGVFIDTPAGLFEVAAACAGVQFVVAMVTLGVLAAKIGMERWPRRIALMALCVVVPILANGVRAWGTIAIAQVIGAERAGGVDHIIYGWVFFAVVVALVLALAWRWFDRDPDAEALSAARLAEHPLVAKLERHSLSATTLAPLLISAIVLVGLWSALATSSAANVPALRAPPVLGWTQVADPATPEWRPAGKAASAILLTRYRDQEGRFVDLYLAAYAGDADPTVGEEGAVPPETPWRHVEAAPAPDAMRGDRLMAYGRDRRVAWTGFVTNGTSQANPLLFRISTLGDRLRLRAEPRWIVIVSAPEPGAAPALQAFVSAAGGPAALVQRSQTR; encoded by the coding sequence ATGCCGCCTGAACTGATCCGCAACCCCAGACACTCGCCGATCGCTGTCGCCCTGTCGCGCGTTCCCGCCGCTTGGGCGAAGGCGCTCGGCTGGCTGGCGCTGGTCTGGGTCGCGACACTGCTGCTGACCGGCGGCCAGTGGATCGCCATGGCGCACCAGTGGCTGACCGTGTCCGCCTATCAGCATATCCTGTTCGTTCCGCCGATCATCGGCTGGCTGGTGTGGAACCGCCGCGCCGCGCTCGCGCAGATCGAACCGCGCGGCTGGTGGCCGGGGCTGGTCCTGATGCTGGGCGCGCTGGCGGTATGGCTGGTCGGATCGCTGATCTCGCTCAATATCGTGGCGCAGGCCGGGGCAGTGATGCTGCTGCAGGCGGCGACGCTGACGCTGCTCGGCCCCCGCGCGGGCGCGGTGCTGCTGTTCCCGCTCGCCTTCGCGGTGTTCCTGGTCCCGTTCGGAGAGGAGATCGTCCCCCCGTTGCAGATGCTGACCGCCGATATCGTTATCGCGCTGACCCATCTGAGCGGGATTGAGGCGCATATCGACGGCGTGTTCATCGATACGCCTGCGGGCCTGTTCGAGGTCGCGGCGGCCTGTGCGGGCGTGCAGTTCGTGGTCGCGATGGTCACGCTGGGCGTGCTCGCGGCGAAGATCGGGATGGAGCGCTGGCCGCGCCGGATCGCGCTGATGGCGCTGTGCGTGGTGGTGCCGATCCTCGCCAATGGCGTGCGTGCCTGGGGCACCATCGCGATCGCGCAGGTGATCGGGGCCGAACGTGCGGGCGGGGTCGATCATATCATCTATGGCTGGGTCTTCTTCGCCGTCGTCGTTGCGCTGGTGCTGGCGCTCGCGTGGCGCTGGTTCGATCGCGATCCCGATGCCGAGGCGCTCAGCGCCGCGCGGCTGGCGGAGCATCCGCTGGTTGCGAAGCTTGAGCGTCATTCGCTCTCCGCGACCACGCTCGCCCCGCTGCTGATCTCGGCCATCGTGCTGGTCGGCCTGTGGAGTGCGCTCGCGACATCGAGCGCGGCGAACGTGCCCGCGCTGCGCGCGCCGCCGGTGTTGGGCTGGACGCAAGTCGCCGATCCCGCGACGCCCGAATGGCGTCCGGCGGGGAAGGCGGCGAGCGCGATCCTGCTGACCCGATATCGCGATCAGGAGGGGCGGTTCGTCGACCTCTACCTCGCCGCCTATGCCGGCGACGCCGATCCCACTGTGGGCGAAGAGGGCGCGGTGCCGCCCGAGACGCCGTGGCGCCATGTCGAGGCTGCGCCTGCGCCCGACGCCATGCGGGGCGATCGGCTCATGGCCTATGGCCGCGACCGGCGCGTGGCGTGGACCGGCTTCGTCACCAATGGAACCAGCCAGGCCAATCCGCTGCTGTTCCGCATCTCCACTCTGGGCGACCGGCTGCGCTTGCGGGCAGAGCCGCGCTGGATCGTGATCGTCTCCGCCCCCGAACCCGGCGCTGCGCCTGCGCTGCAGGCCTTCGTCAGCGCCGCCGGTGGCCCCGCGGCGCTGGTCCAGCGCAGCCAGACCCGCTAG
- a CDS encoding TIGR03087 family PEP-CTERM/XrtA system glycosyltransferase, with the protein MTGETLFLAHRVPFPPDRGDKIRSHNVLRALAALGPVHVGTFDDGSGYGDQFLSGIAASHHLVPRRKHDMLAAAEAMAKGHPVSLSAFANEGLRQWVAQVLHYRPIDAIYVFSGQMAQYVPVHFPGRTVLDLCDVDSAKFEAYGEAGHGPKAWVHAREARLLAAAEERFARMADTTLLISENEANLFRTRVCSMNHIDLRVMRNGIDAQFFAPDACPPQPTLYGPGPNIVFTGQMDYAPNVSAVERMVQRILPGIRDVHPGAEFHIVGRAPTPAVKALGKHAGVTVWGEVADVRPYLAEADIVAAPLTIARGIQNKVLEAMAMARPVLVSPEAATGIEAEDGKHFAVAEGDRMMIGRALALIDDADKARAMGAAAREFVLNEQSWPAMLAGLPQLLRPSDADPVRDAA; encoded by the coding sequence ATGACGGGCGAAACCCTGTTCCTGGCCCACCGCGTGCCGTTCCCGCCCGATCGGGGGGACAAGATTCGCTCCCACAACGTGCTGCGCGCGCTCGCCGCGCTCGGCCCCGTGCATGTCGGCACGTTCGACGATGGCTCGGGCTATGGCGACCAGTTCCTCTCCGGCATCGCGGCCAGTCATCACCTCGTCCCCCGCCGCAAGCACGACATGCTCGCCGCGGCAGAGGCGATGGCGAAGGGGCACCCGGTCAGCCTCTCCGCCTTTGCGAACGAAGGCCTGCGCCAGTGGGTCGCGCAGGTGCTGCATTACCGGCCGATCGACGCGATCTACGTCTTTTCCGGCCAGATGGCGCAATATGTCCCGGTCCACTTCCCGGGCCGCACCGTGCTCGACCTGTGCGACGTCGATAGCGCCAAGTTCGAAGCCTATGGCGAGGCCGGCCACGGCCCCAAGGCCTGGGTCCACGCGCGCGAAGCACGACTGCTCGCGGCGGCGGAGGAGCGCTTTGCCCGCATGGCGGACACCACTCTGCTGATCAGCGAGAACGAGGCGAACCTGTTTCGCACGCGCGTTTGCAGCATGAACCACATCGATCTGCGAGTGATGCGCAACGGGATCGACGCACAGTTCTTCGCGCCCGATGCGTGCCCGCCGCAACCCACGCTTTATGGGCCGGGGCCGAACATCGTCTTCACCGGACAGATGGACTACGCGCCCAATGTCTCTGCGGTGGAGCGGATGGTGCAGCGCATCCTGCCGGGCATCCGCGACGTGCACCCCGGTGCAGAGTTCCACATCGTCGGCCGCGCGCCGACCCCGGCGGTCAAGGCGCTGGGCAAGCACGCCGGGGTGACCGTGTGGGGCGAGGTTGCCGATGTGCGGCCATACCTCGCCGAAGCGGACATCGTCGCCGCGCCGCTGACCATCGCCCGCGGCATCCAGAACAAGGTGCTCGAAGCGATGGCGATGGCGAGGCCCGTGCTCGTCTCGCCCGAGGCGGCGACGGGGATCGAGGCCGAGGACGGCAAGCATTTCGCGGTCGCCGAGGGTGACCGGATGATGATCGGTCGCGCGCTCGCGCTGATCGATGATGCCGACAAGGCCCGCGCGATGGGCGCGGCGGCGCGCGAATTCGTGCTGAACGAGCAGAGTTGGCCCGCGATGCTCGCCGGGCTGCCACAGCTGCTGCGTCCGTCCGATGCGGACCCGGTGCGCGATGCCGCCTGA
- a CDS encoding FemAB family XrtA/PEP-CTERM system-associated protein yields the protein MNAPFAPDARAADTVTRVDLHNADEARRIAAFVEEQGGSPFHLPSWLNAVERGAGQKACGLLAERAGRITGWLPLTILRSPLFGRALISSGFAVDGGILAIDPGSEAALAHAVGELAERLCCEEVELRGGNVPSGWDAVTGKHSGFVCDLAEDDEAQLLAIPRKQRAEVRKSLQGELHVTVGSDEPDRAAHYACYAASVHNLGTPVFPRSLFDAVLGGFGDSADILTVWDGDAPLASVLTLYHLGTAYPFWGGGVWRARAARANERMYYALMCHARGEKACTRFDFGRSKTGSGPWNYKKNWGFAPEPITYARWSAPGAAPRDVDPTSEAYSRKIDLWKKLPLPVANAIGPVIARGLA from the coding sequence ATGAACGCGCCCTTCGCCCCTGACGCTCGCGCAGCCGACACGGTCACCCGGGTCGACCTGCACAATGCCGACGAAGCGCGGCGGATCGCCGCTTTCGTGGAAGAGCAGGGCGGCAGTCCGTTCCATCTGCCTAGCTGGCTGAACGCAGTCGAGCGTGGCGCCGGCCAGAAGGCCTGCGGTCTGTTGGCGGAGCGGGCGGGGCGGATCACTGGCTGGCTGCCGCTGACGATATTGCGTTCGCCGCTGTTCGGCCGCGCGCTGATCTCCAGCGGTTTCGCAGTCGATGGCGGCATCCTTGCTATCGATCCGGGTAGCGAAGCCGCGCTTGCCCATGCGGTGGGCGAGCTGGCCGAACGGCTGTGCTGCGAAGAGGTCGAGCTGCGCGGCGGCAACGTGCCCAGCGGATGGGATGCGGTGACCGGCAAGCATTCGGGCTTCGTGTGCGATCTGGCGGAAGACGACGAAGCGCAACTGCTCGCGATCCCGCGCAAGCAGCGCGCCGAGGTCCGCAAGAGCCTTCAGGGCGAGCTGCACGTTACCGTGGGATCGGACGAACCGGACCGTGCGGCGCATTACGCCTGCTACGCCGCCAGCGTTCACAATCTCGGCACCCCGGTCTTCCCGCGCAGCCTGTTCGACGCGGTGCTGGGCGGGTTTGGCGACAGCGCCGACATTCTGACCGTGTGGGACGGCGATGCGCCGCTCGCCAGCGTGCTGACGCTGTATCACTTGGGCACCGCCTATCCATTCTGGGGCGGCGGCGTGTGGCGCGCTCGCGCGGCGCGGGCGAACGAGCGGATGTATTATGCGCTGATGTGTCACGCGCGCGGGGAAAAGGCCTGCACCCGGTTCGACTTCGGTCGCTCCAAAACCGGCAGCGGGCCGTGGAATTACAAGAAGAACTGGGGCTTTGCGCCCGAGCCGATCACCTATGCGCGGTGGAGCGCGCCGGGTGCAGCGCCGCGCGATGTCGACCCGACCAGCGAGGCCTACAGCCGCAAGATCGATCTGTGGAAGAAGCTGCCGCTGCCGGTCGCCAACGCGATCGGGCCGGTCATTGCAAGGGGGCTGGCATGA
- a CDS encoding XrtA system polysaccharide deacetylase, which produces MDLAPARHPQPAPDRIVNGLSVDVEDWFQVGAFENTIARSDWDGCELRVERNVERVLALFDRAGVKATFFTLGWVAERVPHAIRAIADAGHEVASHGYDHQRVFTFSREEFAEDLRKSRAILEDTSGMKVTGYRAPSFSIDARNPWAHEELAAQGYTYSSSVAPIAHDHYGWRDAPRFAFRPVAGAAMIELPVTTAMLGTRRLAAGGGGFFRTLPYGFSRWAIAQVNRDDARPAVFYFHPWEVDPGQPRVADAPLRSRLRHYTNLTRMEAKLERLLRDFAWGRVDEVVQLESAQEAA; this is translated from the coding sequence ATGGACCTCGCGCCCGCCCGGCATCCGCAGCCTGCGCCGGACCGGATCGTCAACGGCCTGTCGGTCGATGTCGAGGACTGGTTCCAGGTCGGCGCGTTCGAGAACACGATCGCGCGCAGCGACTGGGACGGCTGCGAGCTGCGCGTGGAGCGCAATGTCGAGCGGGTGCTCGCGCTGTTCGATCGCGCGGGGGTCAAGGCGACGTTCTTCACGCTGGGCTGGGTGGCCGAGCGCGTGCCGCACGCGATCCGCGCGATTGCGGATGCCGGGCACGAGGTCGCCAGCCATGGTTACGACCACCAGCGGGTCTTCACCTTCTCCCGCGAGGAGTTCGCGGAAGACCTGAGGAAGTCGCGCGCCATCCTTGAAGATACCAGCGGCATGAAAGTGACCGGCTATCGCGCGCCCAGCTTCTCGATCGATGCACGCAATCCCTGGGCGCATGAGGAACTGGCCGCGCAGGGCTATACCTACTCCTCCAGCGTCGCGCCGATTGCGCACGACCATTACGGCTGGCGCGATGCGCCGCGCTTTGCCTTCCGCCCGGTTGCGGGGGCCGCGATGATCGAACTGCCGGTGACCACCGCGATGCTTGGCACACGCAGGCTGGCGGCAGGCGGGGGCGGGTTCTTCCGTACGCTGCCCTATGGCTTCTCCCGCTGGGCGATCGCGCAGGTCAACCGTGACGACGCGCGCCCGGCGGTGTTCTATTTCCACCCGTGGGAGGTCGATCCGGGCCAGCCGCGCGTGGCCGATGCCCCGCTGCGCTCGCGCTTGCGGCACTACACCAATCTTACCCGGATGGAGGCCAAGCTCGAACGGCTGCTGCGCGATTTCGCATGGGGCCGGGTCGACGAGGTCGTCCAGCTGGAAAGCGCGCAGGAAGCGGCATGA
- a CDS encoding XrtA/PEP-CTERM system-associated ATPase, whose product MFDQYYGFSGRPFQLTPDPAFYFESITHRKALSYLGYGMAQGEGFIVITGEIGAGKSTMVAHLMKKVDPDQMTVGQVVTSNLDGSELAHLVAQSFGLDVAGQDKASALGSIESFLHEEARDGRRCLLIVDEAQNLSFEALEELRMMSNFQLGSHPLLQQLLLGQPEFKQTLAQHDRLEQLRQRVIAAHHLTPMEVHEVAPYIEHRLSLVNWTGYPSFDPKIFAKIHEASGGIPRRVNQIATRLLLMGAVEQRSQIDCAMLDQVVEEMARDNRPDLAETGQRPFANPAAELSAPPPPPTQRPPEHSPAPAPTPAPTPAPSPTASTERPEHEDEKSDLRAAIAMLSRAIEGSASTEGDLAKRVEALEARLEEQEQSVRYLLQLLIEWLDKDGRKAA is encoded by the coding sequence ATGTTCGACCAGTATTACGGTTTCTCAGGGCGACCATTCCAGCTCACGCCGGACCCGGCGTTCTACTTCGAGAGCATCACGCATCGAAAGGCGCTGAGCTATCTCGGCTACGGGATGGCGCAGGGCGAGGGCTTCATCGTCATCACCGGCGAGATCGGCGCGGGCAAGTCGACGATGGTCGCCCACCTCATGAAGAAGGTCGATCCCGACCAGATGACCGTTGGCCAGGTCGTTACCAGTAACCTCGACGGGTCCGAACTGGCCCACCTGGTGGCGCAGAGCTTCGGGCTCGACGTTGCCGGGCAGGACAAGGCCAGTGCGCTCGGTTCGATCGAGTCTTTCCTGCACGAGGAAGCGCGCGATGGCCGTCGCTGCCTGCTGATCGTGGACGAGGCGCAGAACCTCAGTTTCGAAGCGCTCGAAGAGCTGCGGATGATGTCCAACTTCCAGCTGGGCTCGCACCCGCTGCTGCAGCAGCTTCTGCTCGGCCAGCCGGAATTCAAGCAGACGCTCGCCCAGCATGACCGGCTGGAACAGTTGCGCCAGCGCGTGATCGCGGCGCATCACCTGACCCCGATGGAGGTGCACGAGGTCGCGCCCTATATCGAGCATCGCCTGTCGCTGGTGAACTGGACGGGTTACCCTTCCTTCGACCCCAAGATTTTCGCGAAGATCCACGAGGCGAGCGGCGGTATTCCGCGCCGGGTGAACCAGATCGCCACCCGCCTGCTGCTGATGGGTGCGGTCGAGCAGCGCAGCCAGATCGACTGCGCGATGCTGGATCAGGTGGTCGAGGAGATGGCGCGCGACAACCGTCCGGACCTGGCCGAAACTGGCCAGCGGCCTTTCGCCAATCCCGCGGCGGAGCTTTCCGCCCCGCCTCCACCTCCGACACAGCGGCCGCCCGAGCATTCGCCAGCGCCCGCTCCGACACCAGCACCGACCCCGGCCCCTTCGCCCACCGCTTCGACCGAGCGCCCCGAACATGAAGACGAGAAGTCCGATCTGCGGGCGGCGATCGCCATGCTCTCGCGCGCGATCGAAGGATCGGCCAGCACCGAGGGCGATCTCGCCAAGCGGGTCGAGGCACTCGAGGCGCGGCTCGAAGAGCAGGAGCAGAGCGTGCGCTACCTCCTCCAGCTGCTGATCGAATGGCTCGACAAGGACGGCAGAAAGGCCGCCTAG